Below is a window of Panthera leo isolate Ple1 chromosome B4, P.leo_Ple1_pat1.1, whole genome shotgun sequence DNA.
GCCCCCCATGAGCCCCGTCCAAACCCAGCTGCTCGTGCTCCTCCGGGCGTCCCTGTTTCCACGCTCCCGCCTGCGGAGCCCCTCGCGCTGCCACTTTTCCCCGCGGCTGTCCTGGTCCCTGCCCACCAAACCTCAGGTGTTCCCCGGCGTATCTTGTTTTAGACGTTGtttcttggttggttggtttttgaaATGTAGGCTTTTGGTTCCCCTCCGCCCTACATTCCACCACCCTAGTTCCGCCTTCTCCACCTGAAATCcaactttctcccttcttcctgccgggtccagcctcagccccaggccACAGAGACTGGCCCGGACCCGGCATCAGCTGGAAGGACATTAGGGGGAGTGGCTTTTCAGGGTTGGTGGTAGAGAGGTCTCCGGTGAGAGTGTGCGTGTggaaggggagcagggaaggtAGCTGGATGAGGGGGATCGTTCGCTTTCCTTTCCAGCTGCTGTCCTTGATTTTGGAACCTTGGCTTTGAGGGAAGTTCCAGGCTTTCCTGGACTTTCTGATCCTActtgtcctttcctttcccttccagaGGTACAACATTTCAGAGAAGCTACCCACCCTCAGCCTCATTAGGACTTATGTATGGTATATTTCTTTGGTCTTAATTGCATCCCCGTTGCTGGCTGGAGTGATGGCGTTTGGTGTAATTGGGGGACATCTCTGACCAAACAGATGGCTGAGGAGCTCTGGTCCTGGGGACACTATGATGGTGAACTTTAGAAACAGGTAGAGGCTATGACCTGGGAATGAGGAGGAGGCCAAAGAGGCCAGtgaatctctttttctttactcATGTGCAGGATGCACAACTGTTGCCCCTTTTCCCTCAGATCTGGAGTGGGAGGGATGCCGTGACTTTGAATGTAACAGGCAATATTTTATGAATGCATTTCCTTGAATTGTTACAGTCATGGCAGGAGGTGAAGAGAATACAGTTTTTGTCCCCTCCTTAATTTGGGGTTTAAAATGTCGTTGGGGGTCTGCCAGCTCCCTTTTGCATTTGTGGTTCTGTGGACTGCTCCCAACTCCTGGGTGGTAATATCTTTAATTAGAGAGTATCCAGGCTAAGGCACTTGGGATGGGCAAAGCAGATGGAGGTAGGGCTGCCTCTCATACGTACCTTCCAGGTGACCCATCCATCCCTTTGGGAAGCTTAACAAGGAGGATTTTCCTTTGCTAAGGATAGAGGGTGTTACATGAGACCTGCCTCAGCTTCCCCAGGTATATATACTTTAGCTCCAACACCCCACCCTCCAGCCAACACACATTTACTTCAAGTGTCTAGAATGGAGAATTCCTTGAACATATGTCTTAGTGATGATTCAGCCTGCTTAACAGCAGGTGGCGAGGAGGGGCATGAAGAACTGTAGCTGAATTTTAGGCTGGGAATCTCaagtggctttttttcccccaccctgGAGGAATATGTTCTGCCCTCCTTTTCTACTGAGAACGAGAGGAGCACAGTTTCACTGAAATCTGTGGGATTTAGGTTAGACTGCACTTCATAACCTGTGTTGAATGATCAAGTAAAGTTAGGCaaggcattcatttattcacttaataaaCACTTCAGGACCCCTTGTGCCAAACATTATGCTAGCAAGGCACCCGAGAGATGCAGACAATTACAGCTGGTCCTTGCCCTTGAAAAGCTCATGATTTAGGTGGGGAATTTACATAAACTAGCCATTAGAGTCATGTGATAAGTGCACTGTTAAAGGTGGGTGAGCAGTACCATGGCAACGCTGGGGGGAAAACACATCTCCTTGGGATTTCTTAGTACAGGAACTCCCTTTCCACCCAAAATTAGCAGATGGTTGGCtctgggggccagggagggcaTGTGTTGCTCGCCTCCTTTGGGCCGTGGGTTGGCTTGACTTTAGGAACAGATACCTTAATGAACTCTTATCTTCCGCCCACCTGCATTCCCTCTAGAATCAGCTGCTCTTCTTTACCTTACACCCAGGCAGGTGGGGACCTACTAGAGAGACCTGGGTCAGGGTGGTCTGGAAGGACTGGTCCTGTTTGTAAGGAGATGCCTCCTGCAGGATGTGGACATCTCATTCTTGTTGCTGTTGACTCCCCGGAGTCCCATTAACACTCTTGTGTACTTTAAGgaatgccttttgttttgtttttaatggagcATGGAACTGTTTGTCTTGAGTCTGctgagggtatttttttttttctttagaacttCTCACAGCTTTAAAAATAGTCCTGAGCTGCTTACAGGGTTTGCCTAATATAAAATGACTGCTGTGAGCATGAAGTTCCACGGGGGTGGAGTGTGAGGGGCTGTGTGTGGGGGTTGCTCACTGCAGTCCTTGCTGGGCAGCAGAAGAGGTCAACGCATTCTCTCACCTCTGGCAAGTAGTTGCATAACCagtgtttttaaaggaatgagGTTTGAGTTGCCCTTTTGTGACTCTTGCCCAGACACAGTGTAGAAGTAGCTCTCCGTACCCCTACTCACTGGCTCCCTATTCTTGTTTTGGCTTATCAGATCAATGAGCtcagccaggtgcctcccccaGTGATGCTGCTGCCAGATGACTTTAAGGCTAGCTCCAAGATCAAGGTCAACAATCACCTTTTCCACAGGTATGTGGAGATCCTTGGTCTTCTCACGTCAGCCTTCCCAGAAGAGAGTATTATGTAAGTTTAAGAGTTAAGATGCCATGAGTTGAAGGTTTTAGATGTGGAAGGCAACTTACAAATTCTATGTTCTAACCTCCTTCCCAGTGCAGAAATTCAGTATCGTGCAAAGAAACCATTGTAATGACTACCAGTGTAGAGAACGCTGGAATATTTCTACTAGTTTGTTTTTCATCTGACCTGGTGATACCATAGAGTAAATATATTTGGATGCCCTTACCATTAGCCTTCTGATAGAGACTGCTTGAAAGAAATATCTGAGTCTCCTAAGTGCTCCCGGTATCAAAAGATGCCATTCAAAACTGTGGCACCTATTGCCGATTTTAGGATGTCTCGAACTTGCATGAGATTTGGGAAACACTACTGTTTGGCTGTGCATTAGATCCTGGTTTGTTTAAGCTGCTTACCAGCCATGTGTTTGAAGCAGGCCCCTCAACCACCCTGTGCTACAGACTCTCCTTCTATAAAATACCCCTTTAAATATAgggaataaaataaaggaaaaaatatacccCTTTAAAGGACTTCACAAGAGTTTTATGAGACTCAAATAAGGTAATGTGTATGAAGGTGCTCTGTAAACTGTCAAGCCCTGTATAAATGTAATAttgttaactttgttttcttgCCTTGAAAACCCTTATTTCAGGGAAAATCTGCCTAGTCATTTCAAGTTCAAGGAGTATTGCCCCCAGGTCTTCAGGAACCTCCGTGATCGATTTGGCATTGATGACCAAGATTACTTGGTGAGATTACTCGGGTTTTCGGGTGAGGGGAGTCATTTCTCCCTAACAAATGGGGAACTCCTTGGGCCGGTCATGTTTGGAGATATGAGAGCCTTGACAAGTCTGATTCTTTACCTATTTGTGGTCACAGGCATCTCAAAAATCTGATGAAAGCCACTTACCCTTTCCTTGGGGGAAAATGTGGccacattaaaaattttgctttcaCTATCATTCACTCCATAGTAGGGTCATCAGATTAAGATCCCCAGCTCAACCTTTTATGCAAGGGTTTTATCCACTTTCAGGCACATTCACTTGACCATTATCCTATGACTTGCATCTCCATGCAAAGAGGAAAAGAGCCTCTGGCCTATTTGTGTCCCCAGGTATCCCTTACCCGAAGTCCCCCAAGTGAAAGTGAAGGCAGTGATGGTCGCTTCCTTATCTCCTATGATCGAACTCTGGTCATCAAAGAAGTATCCAGTGAGGACATTGCTGACATGCATAGCAACCTCTCCAACTACCACCAGGTCAGGCCTCTTTCCAGCTTcatcctttccccttcctctctattCATAGTTTGGCTGCTAGAGCACATTGGGAGACTTCCTatcccttctcctccctgcaaCGTATTTTGCTTCCCAAGAAGCACTTGACATCATGTATTTGAAAAGGAGGAATTTCATAAAAAGCCTCTGAATACCTCGTTGTGTTCTTTTCTAAATAGGAGAAGTTAGACGTGTTCCTTCTCCTTTGGCATTTATAATCGAAAAGCACTGTGGATTGATATGTAAAGGGCACACATACAGCAAAGTATAAACTGTAGACTAAGCCAGAATTAGGTGAAGTGTTAATGCCAAATATACTGTCAGGAATAAATGCGGTTTTGAAGAGAAAATCAGGATAAGCACACAATTGGGGATAAACTGGAGGAGAGAAGCCATGATCACATCCAGTCCTAAGTGGGATTAGGGAGGCTATTCTGTCTGATTAGATTAACTTGGAATGTGGAGTTTCTGGAATATTTTGGTGATAAAAACACTGAATATCTTCCTACCGAAGAAATATATCCCCAAAGTCAACGAGcaaggaataaatgaaagactCGAAAAATGTTTggtttattcaacaaacactggATGTCTATTCTTACTAGGCCCTACATTAGGCAGTAGAGAAAGAAGTGAATGAGGAAGAGACCCTGTAGTATCTTTTGGTCTAACGGCAGAGAGTAGGAAATGAGCATTAGCACACAGCAAGATGTGTGCAGGAGTAGAGGTACGTAGAGAATGCTGTGGGAGTGCAGAGGAAGAGCATCCCAACTTACCTGgggaaagagctgcactgggaggTTCAGGGAGAGATTTTTAGAGGGAATAGCATAGAAGTTGAGTCTTGGAAGACTAGAATGGACTCACGGGAAAGGTGGAAGAAAGCATTCGAGGCAGAGGAAAACACGTAAAGGCACAGAGCTCTGAGACAGGTATGTTGTTTAGAAATAGCCCTGTGAGTGCATTTTCAAGAATGGGTTAGAGAAAAGAATACCTTGAGTGAAGATGCCAAGTAGGAGGTAACGATAACAGTCTAGGTGAGGAATGACGAAGGCTGGAGGAGGGATGGCAGTGGACACACAGAGGAAGACCTGTGAGAGACTCATGGGAATTCAGGCAGAGATGCCTCCAGATTCCTGGTTAGGGATGACTGGGTGTCCACTCATTAACAGTtgggaagcagaaaaagaaaccgGTTTTGGGGAGAAGACAGCTTTGATTTAGATGTGTCGAATGCAGGGTTTCTACGGTTCTTCCAGATATAGATGTCCCGTAAGTGGTTGGGGAGTGGAGTTCAGGAAGGTAGAAGTGTAGATTTGAGAGTTACAGGTGAGTAGATGGTAATGAAAGCCGTAAATATGGATGAGGTTATTGATAGGGAAATGTGTGGAGAAGACCTGAAAAGAAGGCTGAGGATAGAACCTTGAGGAGCAAGTAGAGAGAGGAGCCCATGAAGGAGACTCTGAATCGCCGGATGCCCTGCTTTGTTCTGTGTGGGATTcgaggagggacaggaggagaatTGGAAGAGTGGCAGAGTGGGGCTCAGGGTGAAGAGAGTTCTGGCGAGAGACTGGTCAGTGGGATCCGGTGCCACCTACTTGAAATACAATGACTAGAATCCTTGTTGGATTTGGCAACTGAGGGATCTGAAgaagggaggagtagagagattTCAGAGGAAAACCGAGGGTATGATCTGATTTTACTGGTTTGAGGTGTAAACGAGAGGAAGTAGGTTGATTGCGGACTACTTTTCCGAGAAGGCTGGCTCTGAAGAGAAGTAGGCAGCAATACTGAGAGATGGCTAGCCCTGAAAGAGGCCACCATGCAAACATTTTTACTACAGGAATCTAGCCCACCAGGAAATGTTAATCTAGGTAAAATCACTTCATTGGTAAGCAGATGTCATTTCTAATCCTGGTTCTGTGACCCCTTGTACTTAAAGAGGGTCTAAAATAAGGATCATTCTTACCTTCCTCATCTCAAAGAGTGAtgaagaggaaatgagagaaggcACTGTCAGATTAAGAGACATTCTACAGATGGACTACATCAGAGGAGACGAGGAGCCCCGAGCGGCGTGGATAACCGCAGGCCTCTGTAACAGTCCCCACCACTTTTGGCCTCGTAATCTCGCTACTTGAAGTTGTCTGCCCTACCCTGGAACGGTGGTATTTGAACTCCCGTCCCTGGGCTGTTTATGCATTTACTGCTCAGCttctccccattccttcctcccttctacCCCAGTACATCGTGAAGTGCCATGGCAACACACTGCTGCCCCAGTTCCTGGGGATGTACCGAGTCAGCGTGGACAGCGAAGACAGCTACATGCTTGTGATGCGCAACATGTTTAGCCACCGTCTTCCTGTGCACAGGAAGTATGACCTCAAGGTAAGAAGAGGATAGCTAGGGCTGAGGGAGAGGCTCCTGATAGCCTGAGAATGGGGAAGGGCCTGGGAGGGCACTTCGATGGTTCGTTTCAAAGGAAAGAAGACTGTGGGTTTGAGTACTTGTCTTAGGAGCTGGATCCTGACTATTCTTTTAGCCACTTCTGCTGACTTGATCTTTGGGTCTCTCCACAGGGCTCCCTAGTGTCCCGAGAAGCCAGCGATAAGGAAAAGGTGATACTAATATTAGATGATAGGGTGAGGGATGAGGGAGGGCAGATAAAGGGATCTCTTTAGGATAGAGGTAGGGATCGTCAGCTACTTATTCTTATCTTAAACCgccaaaaagaagagagatgtaAACCTGTGCTGATCCAGGGATTAAATGTTTGGAATGCGCAGTGGAAAAAGGTGCTTTCTCACTGGCATAGGTTATTTCCTGTGGAAGGTTTGGGGATGGATGAAGATGACAGACTTTAAGAGTAAAATGCTTACCCTCTACCCCCCACTCCGGGTTCTTTGTATCAAGCAGCTATTTttgcttaagaagaaaaaagaaaagtcagcatGAGGGGTCTTGACTGAAAGCCATAAGCAGAAGGTAATGGGATGTGATTTGGGGTACCGCTGCAGTGACTGAGTCTGGAGAAGCCACTAGAGCTGAGAACAGCCTCTGGGGCAGCATTGCAGTGTGGAGTCAGAGAGGGGCTGTAAGATCTCTCTCCCCTCAAAGCCACTGAGTTAGATGTAGAGCCCCAGGTAGAGCATGGTTCTCTGAGACCTTGGGGAGAGGGATATATTCCCAAGGTGTCCCTTTACTTATTTTCAGGTTAAAGAATTGCCCACCCTTAAGGATATGGATTTTCTCAACAAGAACCAGAAAGTTTATATTggtgaagaggagaagaaagtatTTCTAGAGAAGCTAAAGAGAGACGTGGAGGTGATGATTGGGGTGCTTTGGGAAGTAGCTGCTTCCTTTAGCTCCCCACAGGGCGGTTGTTTCTCCCATTCACAATCTGAGGGAACTGCTccccttccttttattctttgggtTCTCTGCATGTAGGGGAGTTGGGTTTGAGACATGAAAAACTCCTGGAGGTGACCCGTGGATGGGGTGGCTGGAATCAGTTAAAAGGATGACCTCAGATACCAGGACATTTATGTACTAAAGGGCAATGATATACTCCCTCAATCTGCATCCTTCCTTCCACCAAGAGGGCCTCAGAAGCTCAGGAGTGGAGGTATAAGGGTGGTatgtgggagtggggaaggagatCTGAGGTATCTGACTTTTCAGTGGGGTCTCAGTTCCTAGTGCAGCTGAAGATCATGGACTACAGCCTTCTGCTGGGCATCCATGACATCATTCGGGGCTCGGACCCAGAGGAGGAGGGACCTGTGCGGGAGGAGGAGTCAGAGGGGGATGGGGACTGTGGCCTGATGGGACCACCTGCGCTCGTGGGCTCCTATGGCACCTCCCCTGAGGGTATTGGCGGCTACATCCATTCTCATCGGCCCCTGGGCCCTGGAGAGTTTGAGTCCTTCATTGATGTCTACGCCATCCGGAGTGCTGAGGGTGAGAAAGGTTCTGGGAATATTAAgggtggagggcggggagggggggt
It encodes the following:
- the PIP4K2C gene encoding phosphatidylinositol 5-phosphate 4-kinase type-2 gamma isoform X1, whose amino-acid sequence is MASSSVPPATVSAATAAPGPGFGFASKTKKKHFVQQKVKVFRAADPLVGVFLWGVAHSINELSQVPPPVMLLPDDFKASSKIKVNNHLFHRENLPSHFKFKEYCPQVFRNLRDRFGIDDQDYLVSLTRSPPSESEGSDGRFLISYDRTLVIKEVSSEDIADMHSNLSNYHQYIVKCHGNTLLPQFLGMYRVSVDSEDSYMLVMRNMFSHRLPVHRKYDLKGSLVSREASDKEKVKELPTLKDMDFLNKNQKVYIGEEEKKVFLEKLKRDVEFLVQLKIMDYSLLLGIHDIIRGSDPEEEGPVREEESEGDGDCGLMGPPALVGSYGTSPEGIGGYIHSHRPLGPGEFESFIDVYAIRSAEGAPQKEVYFMGLIDILTQYDAKKKAAHAAKTVKHGAGAEISTVHPEQYAKRFLDFITNIFA
- the PIP4K2C gene encoding phosphatidylinositol 5-phosphate 4-kinase type-2 gamma isoform X2, with protein sequence MLLPDDFKASSKIKVNNHLFHRENLPSHFKFKEYCPQVFRNLRDRFGIDDQDYLVSLTRSPPSESEGSDGRFLISYDRTLVIKEVSSEDIADMHSNLSNYHQYIVKCHGNTLLPQFLGMYRVSVDSEDSYMLVMRNMFSHRLPVHRKYDLKGSLVSREASDKEKVKELPTLKDMDFLNKNQKVYIGEEEKKVFLEKLKRDVEFLVQLKIMDYSLLLGIHDIIRGSDPEEEGPVREEESEGDGDCGLMGPPALVGSYGTSPEGIGGYIHSHRPLGPGEFESFIDVYAIRSAEGAPQKEVYFMGLIDILTQYDAKKKAAHAAKTVKHGAGAEISTVHPEQYAKRFLDFITNIFA